The Carassius auratus strain Wakin chromosome 27, ASM336829v1, whole genome shotgun sequence genome includes a region encoding these proteins:
- the ndc1 gene encoding nucleoporin NDC1 isoform X3 produces MFSLKQNSWFIRKVVIWRAVASIAWSVLLLPVTTAVFVLLSRFSLFHPIQWISGEETNCTSLLMASSTIFSLVVLCGVVLITGFFNLEFYTLVPSIPCSRMALLGTVLHPRQCVHSLVYCTMGMLVMWCASVTIGGRYSTLGTPCRQSESGEVATCLNEYHLFILLAGAFMGYSHSFLGVVQNMYYVSFQPIQQYKYPRFKGCLLMVVKCSVVQALYSARNFAALYFFFGYIPKTWISSTLNLQIDSSLQSLDSLTGLLDFSLLYHLSISGTFLYLTWYLTVLLFRIYVTEAYSFPVQSTFTEDAEQCLPKVLTEKTTLVMKFLALQDLALLSQHSLSRRLEVFSLSQPGGHPHNWNAISGECLSLLSELTQRLVAHQDAVASNGRVKSPSASSDTRSASSSSSVVSGTEGIAETPRPSVPLRTPGSVFKSSVGGANSALTAPFTPDVNSPFSSPALRRLVGQQDPQSPWSGAVQSPHIMRRGPKLWSASTESQSNGSPLASPAPASVPSPPAANQKPSFLAQWLQNRREQLPEASSQALFADSQAHIWALQGLSHLVAASFSEDQFGVVQTTLPNILSSLVVLLEAVDRHFKLPHASSKPVRTICSMGDSTYKTLRFALRAALKTAIYKITTTFGEHLNAVNISTEHRKRLQQFLEFKE; encoded by the exons ATGTTTTCGCTGAAACAGAACTCTTGGTTTATAAGAAAG GTTGTGATCTGGAGGGCTGTGGCGAGTATTGCATGGTCTGTGCTTCTCCTGCCAGTGACAACTGCAGTCTTTGTTCTCTTGAGTAGATTCAGCCTGTTTCACCCCATCCAATGGATATCAGGTGAGGAAACGA ATTGCACAAGTCTTCTTATGGCTTCAAGCACCATCTTTTCCCTTGTGGTGCTGTGTGGGGTGGTTCTGATCACTGGCTTTTTTAACCTGGAGTTCTACACTT TGGTTCCCTCTATTCCATGTTCACGCATGGCTCTCCTGGGGACGGTGCTCCACCCTCGACAGTGTGTTCATTCTTTGGTCTACTGCACCATGGGCATGCTGGTAATGTGGTGCGCTTCTGTTACCATCGGAGGACGTTACAGCACTCTAGGAACTCCCTGCAGGCAAAGCGAGAG TGGTGAAGTAGCGACCTGTCTGAATGAGTATCATCTTTTTATTCTCTTGGCTGGGGCCTTCATGGGATACAGTCATAGTTTCTTGGGAGTGGTTCAAAATATGTACTATGTGTCCTTTCAACCCATACAA CAATACAAATATCCACGGTTCAAGGGCTGTCTGCTGATGGTGGTCAAGTGCAGTGTTGTTCAGGCCTTATATTCAGCCAGGAATTTTGCTGCTCTCTATTTCTTTTTTG ggTATATTCCTAAGACCTGGATCTCCAGCACACTTAATCTACAGATAGACAG TTCTCTTCAGTCGCTGGATTCATTGACTGGACTACTAGACTTCTCCCTCCTTTACCACCTGTCAATCAGTGGCACTTTTCTGTACCTAACCTGGTATCTCACTGTGCTTCTCTTCAGGATTTATGTCACAGAG GCCTACAGTTTTCCAGTGCAGTCCACATTTACTGAGGATGCGGAGCAGTGTCTTCCCAAAGTTTTGACTGAGAAGACCACTTTAGTCATGAAG tttttggCTCTACAAGACCTGGCTCTGTTATCACAACATTCTCTCTCACGCAGACTAGAAGTCTTCAGTCTGAGTCAGCCAG GTGGTCACCCTCATAACTGGAACGCCATCAGTGGGGAATGTCTGTCTTTGCTGAGTGAGCTGACACAGAGACTGGTGGCTCATCAGGATGCGGTCGCCTCCAACGGCCGAGTCAAGTCTCCGTCTGCCAGCAGTGACACCAGATCAGCCTCTTCAAGCAGCTCAG TGGTGTCAGGAACAGAGGGCATTGCTGAGACCCCTCGACCCAGTGTCCCGCTAAGGACCCCTGGTTCAGTCTTCAAGTCATCAGTGGGGGGAGCAAACAGCGCTTTGACGGCTCCTTTCACCCCAGATGTGAACAGCCCTTTCTCTTCCCCTGCTCTTCGACGTCTGGTTGGCCAACAGGATCCCCAGTCTCCCTGGTCTGGTGCAGTACAAAGCCCCCATATCATGAGGAGAGGGCCCAAACTGTGGAGTGCCTCCACAG AGTCACAATCCAATGGCAGTCCTCTTGCCTCCCCTGCCCCTGCCTCTGTTCCTAGTCCTCCTGCAGCCAATCAGAAACCCAGCTTCCTGGCCCAGTGGCTACAGAACAGGAGAGAGCAG CTTCCAGAAGCCTCTAGCCAAGCTCTGTTTGCTGACAGCCAGGCTCATATCTGGGCTCTCCAAG GACTGTCTCATCTGGTGGCAGCCTCTTTCTCTGAAGATCAGTTTGGAGTTGTGCAGACCACATTGCCCAATATTCTTAGCAGCTTGGTAGTCTTGCTAGAG gCTGTTGACAGACACTTCAAACTGCCACATGCCTCCAGCAAACCTGTGAGGACCATCTGCAGTATGGGAGACTCCACTTACAAGACTCTAAGGTTTGCTCTGAGGGCTGCGCTGAAGACCGCCATCTACAAGATAACTACCACTTTTGGAGAGCACTTGAA TGCGGTGAATATTTCAACAGAACATAGGAAAAGGCTTCAGCAGTTCTTGGAATTCAAGGAATAG
- the LOC113045946 gene encoding uncharacterized protein LOC113045946, protein MMAGKVEKVSKYETLKLLEKCRKERDDALHRENMMREKMRQYESRMRSTEALKQKLKQLTLDNKELRKQVKVLRAEIGLEASPKFNGKTTKDIINDLHEKERECNSLVEKAGKLSLTIDELTSELANTVTSKTLLEDQVQSLQQNLKDMTNNQRRLLKLWEDKKGQREQLSLPAIPQRPGQKPLVHKGVQTEMSISSTQILPTNAFETKTRREMDKSRTSLERRSITLANGSHREKNALIQNEAKGIHN, encoded by the coding sequence ATGATGGCTGGGAAAGTGGAAAAGGTGTCCAAATACGAAACTTTAAAGCTTTTGGAAAAGTGCCGGAAGGAAAGAGACGATGCTTTGCACCGCGAGAATATGATGAGGGAGAAAATGAGACAATACGAGTCTCGAATGAGATCAACCGAAGCGCTCAAACAGAAATTAAAGCAATTGACTTTGGACAACAAGGAGCTGCGGAAACAAGTGAAGGTCCTGCGGGCTGAAATTGGTTTAGAGGCAAGTCCTAAATTTAACGGGAAAACCACCAAGGATATAATCAACGACCTGCACGAGAAGGAGCGCGAGTGCAATTCACTTGTTGAAAAAGCGGGTAAATTAAGTTTGACGATTGATGAACTAACATCTGAGCTGGCCAACACCGTGACCTCGAAGACTCTGCTGGAGGACCAGGTCCAGTCCCTGCAACAGAACCTGAAGGACATGACCAACAACCAGCGGCGTCTCCTGAAGCTCTGGGAGGACAAGAAGGGTCAGAGGGAGCAGCTGTCCCTGCCCGCCATACCGCAGAGACCCGGACAGAAACCGCTGGTGCATAAAGGCGTCCAGACGGAGATGTCCATCAGTTCAACCCAGATATTACCCACTAACGCATTCGAGACCAAGACCCGCCGAGAGATGGATAAAAGCAGAACCAGTCTGGAAAGACGCAGCATCACTTTAGCGAATGGCTCTCATCGAGAGAAAAACGCTTTAATTCAGAATGAAGCGAAAGGAATACACAACTGA
- the lrrc42 gene encoding leucine-rich repeat-containing protein 42, whose amino-acid sequence MYVSEGCGAVYVREKGELRCVTADRNHSPQHRLFTRDFSFQLCIDTLPAASRSKRRDHFIFTYNKEGSLRYTVKSLFDISLQFIADHIEHVDSLVGFPEQMADKLFSAAEERHKFTEPHTAPRALQVFCEAYGELVLRSLCLRNRNLLISERLDEIRQFQNLESLDLYGCRLGDNHQVFKYITSETLASLVKLFLGANCLSDAGLQRLTAPVRVMKKGLENLQLLELSENPITEKGLGYITCFKMLQKLDISGTNVTVNVSLKGFFRKNMRMVLSETPLKEFGHSDCKTEGWAEQVINQWEITASEVPKKDPKPRTNALRFYGREKFVRETLNSCSGTSDNTKKDKVVPIHFSKVDLCGTSSTAEHNSLSSTVAAVQKGKKRRLSTEEDQSSAPLSKRQSLSAEDLDLLNSY is encoded by the exons ATGTATGTGAGTGAGGGCTGTGGAGCAGTGTATGTCAGGGAGAAAGGAGAACTGCGGTGTGTCACTGCAGACAGAAATCATTCTCCGCAGCACAGACTCTTCACCAGAGACTTCTCCTTTCAACTCTGCATCGACACTTTACCAGCTGCGAGCCGCTCAAAGAGAAGAGACCACTTCATATTTACATACAACAAAGAGGGCAGTCTGCGTTACACGGTGAAGTCTTTATTTGACATATCTTTACAGTTCATCGCTGATCATATCGAGCATGTGGACTCACTGGTCGGTTTTCCTGAGCAAATGGCTGATAAGTTGTTCTCGGCCGCTGAAGAGAGACACAAATTCACCGAGCCACACACTGCACCCAGAGCACTGCAGGTCTTCTGTGAGGCCTACGGAGAGCTAGTGCTGAGATCCCTGTGTTTGAGAAACAG GAATCTTTTGATATCCGAGAGGTTGGACGAGATCAGACAGTTTCAGAATCTGGAGAGCCTGGACCTCTATGGATGTAGATTGGGTGACAACCACCAGGTTTTCAAATACATAACCTCTGAAACCCTGGCTAG TCTTGTGAAGCTTTTCCTAGGTGCAAACTGCCTTTCTGATGCAGGACTGCAGAGACTGACCGCGCCGGTGAGGGTGATGAAGAAAGGTCTAGAAAATCTGCAACTTTTGGAACTCTCTG agaatCCCATTACTGAGAAAGGTCTTGGATATATAACATGCTTTAAAATGCTTCAGAAACTGGACATATCTGGGACAAATGTGACG GTGAACGTGTCTTTGAAAGGGTTCTTCAGAAAGAATATGAGAATGGTCTTATCAGAAACCCCTTTGAAGGAGTTTGGACACTCTGATTGTAAGACTGAAGGCTGGGCTGAACAG GTAATAAACCAGTGGGAAATTACAGCTTCTGAAGTACCAAAGAAAGACCCCAAACCGAGAACAAATGCTCTGCGTTTCT ATGGAAGAGAAAAGTTTGTCCGAGAGACACTAAACTCCTGCTCTGGGACGAGTGACAACACAAAGAAAGACAAAGTTGTGCCGATTCACTTTTCTAAGGTTGATCTCTGTGGCACGAGCTCAACAGCAGAGCACAACTCACTTTCGTCAACAGTGGCAGCTGTTCAGAAGGGCAAGAAGAGGAGACTATCAACAGAGGAAGACCAAAGTTCAGCTCCTCTGTCAAAGCGCCAGTCTCTGTCTGCGGAGGACTTAGATCTTTTAAACAGTTATTGA
- the ndc1 gene encoding nucleoporin NDC1 isoform X2 codes for MFSLKQNSWFIRKVVIWRAVASIAWSVLLLPVTTAVFVLLSRFSLFHPIQWISDCTSLLMASSTIFSLVVLCGVVLITGFFNLEFYTLVPSIPCSRMALLGTVLHPRQCVHSLVYCTMGMLVMWCASVTIGGRYSTLGTPCRQSESGEVATCLNEYHLFILLAGAFMGYSHSFLGVVQNMYYVSFQPIQQYKYPRFKGCLLMVVKCSVVQALYSARNFAALYFFFGYIPKTWISSTLNLQIDSSLQSLDSLTGLLDFSLLYHLSISGTFLYLTWYLTVLLFRIYVTEAYSFPVQSTFTEDAEQCLPKVLTEKTTLVMKFLALQDLALLSQHSLSRRLEVFSLSQPGGHPHNWNAISGECLSLLSELTQRLVAHQDAVASNGRVKSPSASSDTRSASSSSSVVSGTEGIAETPRPSVPLRTPGSVFKSSVGGANSALTAPFTPDVNSPFSSPALRRLVGQQDPQSPWSGAVQSPHIMRRGPKLWSASTESQSNGSPLASPAPASVPSPPAANQKPSFLAQWLQNRREQVKSFLAKRVLIVYLFNKLPEASSQALFADSQAHIWALQGLSHLVAASFSEDQFGVVQTTLPNILSSLVVLLEAVDRHFKLPHASSKPVRTICSMGDSTYKTLRFALRAALKTAIYKITTTFGEHLNAVNISTEHRKRLQQFLEFKE; via the exons ATGTTTTCGCTGAAACAGAACTCTTGGTTTATAAGAAAG GTTGTGATCTGGAGGGCTGTGGCGAGTATTGCATGGTCTGTGCTTCTCCTGCCAGTGACAACTGCAGTCTTTGTTCTCTTGAGTAGATTCAGCCTGTTTCACCCCATCCAATGGATATCAG ATTGCACAAGTCTTCTTATGGCTTCAAGCACCATCTTTTCCCTTGTGGTGCTGTGTGGGGTGGTTCTGATCACTGGCTTTTTTAACCTGGAGTTCTACACTT TGGTTCCCTCTATTCCATGTTCACGCATGGCTCTCCTGGGGACGGTGCTCCACCCTCGACAGTGTGTTCATTCTTTGGTCTACTGCACCATGGGCATGCTGGTAATGTGGTGCGCTTCTGTTACCATCGGAGGACGTTACAGCACTCTAGGAACTCCCTGCAGGCAAAGCGAGAG TGGTGAAGTAGCGACCTGTCTGAATGAGTATCATCTTTTTATTCTCTTGGCTGGGGCCTTCATGGGATACAGTCATAGTTTCTTGGGAGTGGTTCAAAATATGTACTATGTGTCCTTTCAACCCATACAA CAATACAAATATCCACGGTTCAAGGGCTGTCTGCTGATGGTGGTCAAGTGCAGTGTTGTTCAGGCCTTATATTCAGCCAGGAATTTTGCTGCTCTCTATTTCTTTTTTG ggTATATTCCTAAGACCTGGATCTCCAGCACACTTAATCTACAGATAGACAG TTCTCTTCAGTCGCTGGATTCATTGACTGGACTACTAGACTTCTCCCTCCTTTACCACCTGTCAATCAGTGGCACTTTTCTGTACCTAACCTGGTATCTCACTGTGCTTCTCTTCAGGATTTATGTCACAGAG GCCTACAGTTTTCCAGTGCAGTCCACATTTACTGAGGATGCGGAGCAGTGTCTTCCCAAAGTTTTGACTGAGAAGACCACTTTAGTCATGAAG tttttggCTCTACAAGACCTGGCTCTGTTATCACAACATTCTCTCTCACGCAGACTAGAAGTCTTCAGTCTGAGTCAGCCAG GTGGTCACCCTCATAACTGGAACGCCATCAGTGGGGAATGTCTGTCTTTGCTGAGTGAGCTGACACAGAGACTGGTGGCTCATCAGGATGCGGTCGCCTCCAACGGCCGAGTCAAGTCTCCGTCTGCCAGCAGTGACACCAGATCAGCCTCTTCAAGCAGCTCAG TGGTGTCAGGAACAGAGGGCATTGCTGAGACCCCTCGACCCAGTGTCCCGCTAAGGACCCCTGGTTCAGTCTTCAAGTCATCAGTGGGGGGAGCAAACAGCGCTTTGACGGCTCCTTTCACCCCAGATGTGAACAGCCCTTTCTCTTCCCCTGCTCTTCGACGTCTGGTTGGCCAACAGGATCCCCAGTCTCCCTGGTCTGGTGCAGTACAAAGCCCCCATATCATGAGGAGAGGGCCCAAACTGTGGAGTGCCTCCACAG AGTCACAATCCAATGGCAGTCCTCTTGCCTCCCCTGCCCCTGCCTCTGTTCCTAGTCCTCCTGCAGCCAATCAGAAACCCAGCTTCCTGGCCCAGTGGCTACAGAACAGGAGAGAGCAG GTTAAAAGCTTTTTGGCAAAGCGGGTGCTGatagtgtatttatttaacaag CTTCCAGAAGCCTCTAGCCAAGCTCTGTTTGCTGACAGCCAGGCTCATATCTGGGCTCTCCAAG GACTGTCTCATCTGGTGGCAGCCTCTTTCTCTGAAGATCAGTTTGGAGTTGTGCAGACCACATTGCCCAATATTCTTAGCAGCTTGGTAGTCTTGCTAGAG gCTGTTGACAGACACTTCAAACTGCCACATGCCTCCAGCAAACCTGTGAGGACCATCTGCAGTATGGGAGACTCCACTTACAAGACTCTAAGGTTTGCTCTGAGGGCTGCGCTGAAGACCGCCATCTACAAGATAACTACCACTTTTGGAGAGCACTTGAA TGCGGTGAATATTTCAACAGAACATAGGAAAAGGCTTCAGCAGTTCTTGGAATTCAAGGAATAG
- the ndc1 gene encoding nucleoporin NDC1 isoform X1 has protein sequence MFSLKQNSWFIRKVVIWRAVASIAWSVLLLPVTTAVFVLLSRFSLFHPIQWISGEETNCTSLLMASSTIFSLVVLCGVVLITGFFNLEFYTLVPSIPCSRMALLGTVLHPRQCVHSLVYCTMGMLVMWCASVTIGGRYSTLGTPCRQSESGEVATCLNEYHLFILLAGAFMGYSHSFLGVVQNMYYVSFQPIQQYKYPRFKGCLLMVVKCSVVQALYSARNFAALYFFFGYIPKTWISSTLNLQIDSSLQSLDSLTGLLDFSLLYHLSISGTFLYLTWYLTVLLFRIYVTEAYSFPVQSTFTEDAEQCLPKVLTEKTTLVMKFLALQDLALLSQHSLSRRLEVFSLSQPGGHPHNWNAISGECLSLLSELTQRLVAHQDAVASNGRVKSPSASSDTRSASSSSSVVSGTEGIAETPRPSVPLRTPGSVFKSSVGGANSALTAPFTPDVNSPFSSPALRRLVGQQDPQSPWSGAVQSPHIMRRGPKLWSASTESQSNGSPLASPAPASVPSPPAANQKPSFLAQWLQNRREQVKSFLAKRVLIVYLFNKLPEASSQALFADSQAHIWALQGLSHLVAASFSEDQFGVVQTTLPNILSSLVVLLEAVDRHFKLPHASSKPVRTICSMGDSTYKTLRFALRAALKTAIYKITTTFGEHLNAVNISTEHRKRLQQFLEFKE, from the exons ATGTTTTCGCTGAAACAGAACTCTTGGTTTATAAGAAAG GTTGTGATCTGGAGGGCTGTGGCGAGTATTGCATGGTCTGTGCTTCTCCTGCCAGTGACAACTGCAGTCTTTGTTCTCTTGAGTAGATTCAGCCTGTTTCACCCCATCCAATGGATATCAGGTGAGGAAACGA ATTGCACAAGTCTTCTTATGGCTTCAAGCACCATCTTTTCCCTTGTGGTGCTGTGTGGGGTGGTTCTGATCACTGGCTTTTTTAACCTGGAGTTCTACACTT TGGTTCCCTCTATTCCATGTTCACGCATGGCTCTCCTGGGGACGGTGCTCCACCCTCGACAGTGTGTTCATTCTTTGGTCTACTGCACCATGGGCATGCTGGTAATGTGGTGCGCTTCTGTTACCATCGGAGGACGTTACAGCACTCTAGGAACTCCCTGCAGGCAAAGCGAGAG TGGTGAAGTAGCGACCTGTCTGAATGAGTATCATCTTTTTATTCTCTTGGCTGGGGCCTTCATGGGATACAGTCATAGTTTCTTGGGAGTGGTTCAAAATATGTACTATGTGTCCTTTCAACCCATACAA CAATACAAATATCCACGGTTCAAGGGCTGTCTGCTGATGGTGGTCAAGTGCAGTGTTGTTCAGGCCTTATATTCAGCCAGGAATTTTGCTGCTCTCTATTTCTTTTTTG ggTATATTCCTAAGACCTGGATCTCCAGCACACTTAATCTACAGATAGACAG TTCTCTTCAGTCGCTGGATTCATTGACTGGACTACTAGACTTCTCCCTCCTTTACCACCTGTCAATCAGTGGCACTTTTCTGTACCTAACCTGGTATCTCACTGTGCTTCTCTTCAGGATTTATGTCACAGAG GCCTACAGTTTTCCAGTGCAGTCCACATTTACTGAGGATGCGGAGCAGTGTCTTCCCAAAGTTTTGACTGAGAAGACCACTTTAGTCATGAAG tttttggCTCTACAAGACCTGGCTCTGTTATCACAACATTCTCTCTCACGCAGACTAGAAGTCTTCAGTCTGAGTCAGCCAG GTGGTCACCCTCATAACTGGAACGCCATCAGTGGGGAATGTCTGTCTTTGCTGAGTGAGCTGACACAGAGACTGGTGGCTCATCAGGATGCGGTCGCCTCCAACGGCCGAGTCAAGTCTCCGTCTGCCAGCAGTGACACCAGATCAGCCTCTTCAAGCAGCTCAG TGGTGTCAGGAACAGAGGGCATTGCTGAGACCCCTCGACCCAGTGTCCCGCTAAGGACCCCTGGTTCAGTCTTCAAGTCATCAGTGGGGGGAGCAAACAGCGCTTTGACGGCTCCTTTCACCCCAGATGTGAACAGCCCTTTCTCTTCCCCTGCTCTTCGACGTCTGGTTGGCCAACAGGATCCCCAGTCTCCCTGGTCTGGTGCAGTACAAAGCCCCCATATCATGAGGAGAGGGCCCAAACTGTGGAGTGCCTCCACAG AGTCACAATCCAATGGCAGTCCTCTTGCCTCCCCTGCCCCTGCCTCTGTTCCTAGTCCTCCTGCAGCCAATCAGAAACCCAGCTTCCTGGCCCAGTGGCTACAGAACAGGAGAGAGCAG GTTAAAAGCTTTTTGGCAAAGCGGGTGCTGatagtgtatttatttaacaag CTTCCAGAAGCCTCTAGCCAAGCTCTGTTTGCTGACAGCCAGGCTCATATCTGGGCTCTCCAAG GACTGTCTCATCTGGTGGCAGCCTCTTTCTCTGAAGATCAGTTTGGAGTTGTGCAGACCACATTGCCCAATATTCTTAGCAGCTTGGTAGTCTTGCTAGAG gCTGTTGACAGACACTTCAAACTGCCACATGCCTCCAGCAAACCTGTGAGGACCATCTGCAGTATGGGAGACTCCACTTACAAGACTCTAAGGTTTGCTCTGAGGGCTGCGCTGAAGACCGCCATCTACAAGATAACTACCACTTTTGGAGAGCACTTGAA TGCGGTGAATATTTCAACAGAACATAGGAAAAGGCTTCAGCAGTTCTTGGAATTCAAGGAATAG
- the yipf1 gene encoding protein YIPF1 codes for MANTDFHLQFQEFEDEQGFTENNQGATTVTIDDPIKSRKQRKATGTAFEEEDDDDKTELLSGQRKSAPFWTFEYYQTLFDVDSHQVKNRIVGSILPWPGKNFIEVYLRSNPDLYGPFWICATLVFAIAVSGNISSFLVHQGQPKFRYVPDFSKVTMAATAIYSYAWLVPLALWGFLTWRNRKITSLVSYSFLQIVCVYGYSLSIYIPAVILWIIPNEGLRWCSIVVALCLSGSVLVLTFWPAIRDDKPRITTAIISTIVILHVLLAVGCKACFFSTYEMDPSKYHNEPSTATNTSSTN; via the exons ATGGCCAATACTGATTTTCATTTGCAGTTTCAAG AATTTGAAGATGAGCAAGGATTCACAGAAAATAATCAAGGTGCCACAACAGTGACAATCGATGACCCCATCAAATCTAGAAAACAGCGAAAAGCTACTGGAACTGCTTTTGAAGAAGAGGACGATGATGACAAAACTGAG CTTCTGTCAGGTCAAAGAAAAAGTGCGCCCTTCTGGACGTTTGAGTATTACCAGACATTATTTGATGTGGACAGTCATCAG GTAAAGAACAGAATAGTTGGTTCAATTCTGCCTTGGCCTGGGAAAAACTTTATCGAGGTCTATTTACGGAGTAACCCAGACCTGTATG GACCTTTCTGGATCTGTGCAACTCTTGTTTTTGCCATCGCTGTTAGTGGAAACATCTCCAGTTTTCTTGTGCACCAGGGTCAGCCCAAGTTCAGATATGTGCCAGACTTCAGCAAAG TTACTATGGCCGCCACAGCAATCTacagttatgcatggttagtgccTTTAGCGCTGTGGGGTTTTCTCACCTGGCGAAACAGGAAGATCACAAGCCTGGTGTCCTACTCCTTCTTACAGATAGTTTGTGTCTATGGTTACTCACTCTCCATCTACATCCCTGCTGTG ATATTGTGGATAATACCAAATGAAGGGTTGAGGTGGTGCTCCATCGTGGTGGCTTTGTGTCTCTCAGGATCTGTGCTGGTATTGACGTTCTGGCCAGCCATTAGAGACGATAAACCAAGGATTACCACTGCGATCATATCCACAATCGTCATTCTTCACGTCCTGCTTGCAGTTGGTTGCAAG GCATGTTTCTTCAGTACATATGAGATGGATCCATCAAAGTATCACAATGAGCCGTCGACAGCGACCAACACTTCATCCACAAATTAG